A part of Desulfotomaculum nigrificans DSM 574 genomic DNA contains:
- a CDS encoding IS3 family transposase (programmed frameshift) yields the protein MAKQYSSEFKMEAIKRVESSEGSIASVAKELGVNTNTLHGWLKKFREKPDVPFPGSGKLSPDDELIKKLERQIRDLREENEILKKAGSLLREEPEVKRFEFIRANRCKFRVAKLCEMLGVSRSGYYAWENRPKSTRDTENEVLKEEIKSIHKKTKQTYGSRKITKELRRKGKLVNHKRVERLMKQEGLRSKIAKKYKATTNSNHHLPVAENILNRQFSAEKPNMKMVSDITYLWTEEGWLYIAGVMDLCGQKIVGLSMSDRMTKELVINALDSACKRYRPAPGMLIHSDRGSQYCSNDYQNYLKKRGFICSMSRKGNCWDNAPMEAFWGKMKYEWLNGQRFLTREQARAAVFEYVEIFYNRQRLHETNGYLTPEEYYSAAMVA from the exons ATGGCAAAGCAATATAGTTCAGAATTCAAAATGGAAGCCATTAAACGGGTAGAATCCTCTGAAGGTTCCATAGCCTCGGTTGCAAAAGAATTAGGTGTAAACACTAACACGCTACATGGTTGGTTAAAAAAATTTCGTGAGAAGCCTGACGTTCCCTTCCCAGGTAGCGGGAAATTAAGTCCAGATGACGAGTTAATTAAAAAGCTTGAGCGCCAGATTCGGGATCTCCGGGAGGAAAATGAGATCTTAAAAAAGGCGG GCAGCTTACTTCGCGAAGAACCTGAAGTAAAGAGGTTTGAATTCATCAGAGCTAACCGCTGTAAATTCCGGGTGGCGAAGCTGTGCGAAATGCTTGGTGTTTCACGAAGTGGTTATTATGCATGGGAGAATCGCCCGAAAAGTACAAGAGACACAGAAAATGAAGTGCTCAAGGAAGAAATAAAGTCGATACATAAGAAGACAAAGCAAACCTATGGTTCTCGTAAAATTACCAAGGAACTCCGACGTAAAGGTAAATTGGTTAACCATAAGCGTGTAGAGCGACTTATGAAACAGGAAGGCTTGAGATCAAAGATAGCTAAAAAATATAAGGCAACAACAAATTCAAACCATCACCTGCCAGTGGCGGAGAATATTTTAAACCGTCAGTTTTCAGCAGAAAAACCCAATATGAAAATGGTCAGCGACATAACCTATCTATGGACAGAAGAAGGCTGGCTTTATATAGCTGGGGTGATGGATTTATGTGGTCAAAAAATAGTTGGGCTCTCAATGAGTGATAGAATGACGAAGGAGCTTGTTATCAACGCTCTGGATAGTGCCTGTAAACGGTATAGACCTGCCCCAGGGATGTTAATTCACTCTGATCGTGGTAGCCAATATTGTTCAAACGACTATCAAAATTACCTTAAGAAGCGCGGTTTTATTTGCAGCATGTCCCGGAAAGGAAACTGCTGGGATAATGCCCCAATGGAAGCTTTCTGGGGAAAAATGAAGTACGAGTGGCTCAATGGACAACGTTTTCTAACTCGTGAACAAGCTCGTGCCGCAGTATTTGAATATGTTGAGATTTTTTATAACAGACAGCGATTACATGAGACTAATGGATATTTAACACCGGAGGAATATTACTCTGCAGCGATGGTAGCTTAA
- a CDS encoding putative ABC transporter permease — translation MAMVTARLLNDIAFLILVFAFYSLAGWILETTYRSVKQHHFVNPGLLKGPFLPIYGSFALIVILTNEIWPHSSWELAFVFFVFLSTIIEYLAGTLWPVPLLMDIRNTSIIEVERGHKRWQSNIVQNSKWKPLNG, via the coding sequence ATGGCTATGGTAACAGCACGCCTGCTCAATGACATTGCCTTTTTAATATTAGTCTTTGCGTTTTATTCTTTAGCCGGCTGGATATTAGAAACTACTTATCGTTCTGTAAAGCAGCATCATTTTGTAAATCCTGGCTTGTTGAAAGGTCCTTTTCTCCCAATTTATGGTTCGTTTGCTTTAATTGTTATCCTAACGAATGAGATCTGGCCACATTCTTCTTGGGAATTGGCTTTTGTCTTTTTCGTTTTCCTTAGTACTATTATAGAGTATTTGGCCGGCACATTGTGGCCCGTACCCCTTTTGATGGACATTAGAAACACAAGTATAATAGAAGTTGAAAGGGGTCATAAAAGATGGCAAAGCAATATAGTTCAGAATTCAAAATGGAAGCCATTAAACGGGTAG